A single region of the Blastopirellula marina genome encodes:
- the tsaE gene encoding tRNA (adenosine(37)-N6)-threonylcarbamoyltransferase complex ATPase subunit type 1 TsaE, translating to MSTITWEATSEDDTAKLGSILADAIPPGTVVALNGTLGAGKTRLVKAMADKLGIPAEDVISPTFVIMQRYFGGKTLYHFDVYRIKDDDEFLELGPEEYFDSEGITLLEWADRVVNCLPHDYLRIDIEVLGETARQFTISSVGADLENVPLLVKDAL from the coding sequence ATGAGCACCATTACCTGGGAAGCCACCAGCGAAGACGATACCGCCAAGCTCGGAAGCATTCTGGCCGATGCCATCCCGCCAGGCACCGTCGTGGCCTTAAACGGCACGCTGGGTGCCGGCAAAACGCGGTTGGTCAAAGCGATGGCCGATAAGCTGGGCATCCCGGCCGAAGATGTCATTAGCCCGACGTTCGTCATCATGCAGCGCTACTTTGGCGGCAAAACACTCTACCACTTCGACGTCTACCGCATCAAAGACGACGACGAGTTCCTGGAACTCGGCCCGGAAGAATACTTCGACTCCGAAGGGATCACCCTTTTGGAATGGGCCGACCGCGTCGTCAACTGCCTGCCCCACGATTACCTGCGGATCGATATCGAAGTGCTGGGAGAAACGGCCCGGCAGTTCACGATCTCGTCCGTCGGGGCCGACTTGGAAAACGTTCCGCTGCTGGTGAAGGACGCGCTGTAA